Within the Halomonas sp. HL-93 genome, the region GCCTTGTGACGCCAGGGCCGAGCTGAGAGTAACGCGCCGCTTCGTCCAGACAACTTAATAGATAGTGACCTATCTGTCCTTCAGCGAAGGTTGTAGGTGGGGTTTGGTGAGACATAAGAACTCCATCAATGAGCCATCAGCGTAGCGGTAGCTGCTGCCAAAACGCTTGAAAGTCGGCCGCCCTGAAACGCGCTTCAAGCGCCCGCAGTGCCTCAATAACGTCGTCGGCCCAATCCACCCGAAGGTCGATAGGAGGCTGAGCAAAGGACTCGATACGCAGCGCGGCTGAGCGTGTCCCACGGGCATCGCCGCCCGCATTGAGAGCGGCCTCCAACGCGTCCAGTAAGTGGCTGAGCAGCCGTTGGTCGTGATCGTGGGGGTATCGAGGGTGAGCGCCATCTTGCAGGACAGCGGTGCTGTTGAGCGTGCTGATTTGAATAAAGTGCTTGGCCAACATTGTGACTACATCGGTGTTATGCAGCATGTTGCCTGCTGCTGCGACACTTGGGTAGAGGTTGGCAGCTACACTGGGCAGGTTGGCGGAACCAGTATGTACATTAGCTCGTCCTTGAGCGTCCATCACCAGGCACTGACGATTCTCTGAGCGGCCATCAGTCTGAATTGCCACTTGCAACGCCTCGGAAGCGGAAGCGCCTTGGCTCAAGGTCTCGAATACCCGTGCAGGGTACCAGGGGTTGGTGTAGCGCCCCTGGGTAACGCACGCCCCAAGGCCGCGCCAGCAATGATGCACATAGCCACCCACCGCCACGCCACCCGTTGCGGTGAGCGTGGCCACGGTGCCCGTTTCAGGATGAACGTGAACCAGTGAAAGCGTCATAAGGTCGCTGATCAGTAGCCTGCGTAGTGGCCAATGATCAAGCCTACCCAGGCCAGTAAATAGACCACGACCATAAAGGGCAGAATGGCTTTCAGCCACTGCGCATAAGAAACACGACCAAGGGCCAGCATTGCCAGGGTGCCGCCTGAGGTAGGCACAATCAGGTTGGTCAAGCCGTCGCCCACCTGGAAAGCCGTGATCATTAACTGACGGCTCATGCCGACTAGGTCGGCGACAGGAATCAGAATCGGCATGGTAACCAACGCCTGCCCGGAACCCGAGGGTATGAACAGGTTGATAACGCCCTGGACGACACTGGCACCAATCGCCGAGAACAGCGGGGGAATGTTGTCGATCAAGGCGCTCAGCGAATTAACGATGGTGTCAATAATCACCGCCTGCTCCAGGATAACCTGAATAGAGGCCGCGACCCCGATCACCAGCGCGCCGGCGGTGACACTCGCCGCGCCTTCCATCATCTGTTTAACAATACCGTTGGCCGAAAGGCCGTTGAGCGCACCGATGATGATCGCCAGTAATAGAAAAGTGGCGGCGATCTCATTGATATACCAGCCGCGCGTAAAGACGCCGATAAGCATTGCGCCCAAGCCGCCAACAAAGACCGCGATGGTCAAAAGATTGCGCTTGGTCAGGCGGTATTCGCTTAGGGGCTTGCTTAACGACTCGGCGTTGTCAGGCTCTTCAAAGTCCATCTTGATGACACGTTTGCAGATATACAGCGATAGCAGGGCGAGCGATGAAACCACCATCAAGGTACGCAGCCAGGCGCCCGAAAACGTGGGTAGCTCGGCAATACCTTGCGCCACGCCAACGGTGTATGGGTTGATCGGCGACAGCGCAAAGCCGATACCGATGCCGCCAACCGCCATTGTGGTTCCTACCAAGCTAGAGCATCCAATAGCACTGGCAATAAGCACTGCAATGGGGACGAGGGCGATATTATTCTCAAATCCCACCGCGACACCGAAAAAGCCGTAAATGAAGGTGCCAACGGTAATGATCATATTGCGGCGCTCAATCCCGACGCGATGAACCGCGACGCCGATGGCGTTTTCGAGCGCACCGGTTTTCTGCAGGATATGAAACAGGCCGCCGGCGATAAAGACAATAAATAGGTATTGCGAGGCGGAGATGAGGCCTTCCGGTATCGCCACAAAAATATTGAAGGGCGACAAGGCGGCAACGTCGTTTAAGTACCTAAAGGAGTCAGCGATGACGACGGTTTGTCCGTCCTGTGTCGTTCGCTCAAACTCACCGGCAGGAATAATGAAGGTCAGCAGATAAGTTGCGACCAAAATCATAAAGATCAGCACCATTGGATCGGGGACCGTTTGGTACCATTTTTTGCTCGGACGGGCTGCCGCCGCCGTGTTGTGTTCTGTCATGAGAGACCCCTTGCGTAGTGTGTGTCGCAGCGTGGTGCTCGTTGGTGGCACCTTACATTCAATTTATCATGATAAATTCAGGGGTCAAGAAAACGACAATACGCAAGCACACCTGCTACCTAACCAGTAAATGGTCAGTAGGCAGTGCCTGTAGGTGAGTGATGACGTGTAATGTTTATCCCCGTTGCCAAGGCCAGCGGCGCTTAGGCGGGGTGTCGATCTGCTGTAGCGCGCTGGATAGCGGCAGCATAAGGGCGGCTAACTGACGGTGGCAGATGGCGCTGCTGAGTACGCCGGGGCACTGCTTAAGCAGCAGCTCGCACTGCTGGGAGGCGATGAACAACTGCTCGGTGACGGCGGGAGAAAATATCGGCTTGGCCTGCTGGCAGCAGTGGGTCAGCTCCCGCGATAACATCGTGAGCATGCTGGTATCCAGCCAGCAGGGCAGAGGATCGTCTAAGCGACCGGCAATCGAGTGCTGGATAGCTTCAAACGAGGTGCGTAAGAACATTATGGTATGGCGAAGCTGACGCTGTTCGCTGTTCATGTGATTAATCCAGCATCGTCGTCGATGGCCAAATACAAAAGAGAGTATTTCTCATTTTCATCTGTGTGACGATAGCGCCAGTCCATCAGGCTGTCAATACTGCGGCTATAAGAGGCTGTTATCTGGTCGTGCTGGGCGCCTGAAATAGCTGCCAGTCGTTACCTGTTAGTGGCTTGGCACCTTGCGCGGTCACCACCACTGTATCGCTCAGCCCAACGCCCCACTGCCCCGGCGACCGCAGGCATAGCGGCAGGTGAAACACCATATTGGCTTCAAATTCACGCAACTGCCCTTGGGCGATATAGCCGGTCCCCTCGACCCAGCTGGGGGGAAACTGCGCGCCCACCGCGTAGCCAAATACGCCGGAGAAAAACAGCCGGTCACGTTGCGGCGCGAGCAGTGCATCAGCGGCCCTGGCGGCCTCATCAAAGGTGTTACCTGGGCGCATGGCATTGCACAGCGTTTCAAACATCGAGCGGCACAGATCGCGAGTGGCAGAAAGGGCCGGGCTGGGTGCGCCGGTAACGGCGGTGCGCATCATAGGGGCGGTATAGCGCTGATAGGCGGCGCCGAATTCCAAAAAAACCGGCTCATTAGGCTGTATTACGTGACGCTTGTGGTTGACGTGAATGATCCCAATGCGATGCCCACTAGTAACAATCGGCTGAAGGCTCATAAATTCACTGCCGTTTTCCAACAACGCTTTGGCCCCCACGGCAGCAATATCGTTATCGGTCATGCCAGGGCGAATTATCTGGATGGCGGCGTCCAACCCAGCGGCGGTAATGCGCGCGCTTTCTTGCAGCATGTCGAGCTCGGCGGCGCTTTTAACGATCCGAATGGTATCCAGCAAATCGCCAGCCTCGCAGAAGCGCTCTCGACCAACGCTATTGGCCAGGGCCTCCATAACACCCACGCGTAATCCACTGCTCCAGCCATCAATGCCGATGCGGGGGCAGCTGGCGAGCAGGTCTGCCAGCGGGGTGATAATTTCATCCACGTTTTCCCAGCGATAACCAATAATCTCGTCCACCCGAGCCGTAACAACGGCAGCTCCCGTTTCAATCGACGCCACTTGCAGTACTAAGCGCTCTGGTGTGCACACTAGGCACGCATGCACCGAGACCTCGAAGGTGTGGTAGCCGGTGAGGTAATTAATATCGGCTGGATCGGTGAGCAGCAAGGCGTCAAGGCCGCGCTCGGCCATCGCTTGGCGAACTGTATCCAGGCGCGCTTGGTATTCCGAATGAGAAAAAGGCAGCTCGCTCTGAGCGAGAGTCTCGGCAAGGGCTTCGCGGTAGTGGTGGTAATCCATAGCGACCTCCAGGAGTAGGTAAGGTCAGTATAGGCAGCTAAGAGCTTAACGCTTTCCATGTCATCAACGCTAACCATGCCTTTAGTACGGATGTTAAAGAGGAATCATTGCCTCATCTGGAGGTTTTCAGTTTGGGGAAAGCGTGCAAGCGGGATTTCGTTGGTGCGCGCCTCCCTTGTTAAGTAGTGACTGCTGACTGAGCGGGCTTTGCAAATAGGCTGTTACGAAGTATTGGGTTGAGCATAGTTGACATGATTGAGGGGGTTGTTGGGAGCAAAATATTTGCGCCTAGAAGCAAGTGTGAGATAGACACAATTTTTAATTTGTTGAATTTAATGTGACATAAAAATTCATATTGTTGGTTTTTTTCAGCCTAAAGCAGTGCTTGTTGCCCTTTTTTAGGCTGTTATGTACCATGATGTGGTTAAAATAATCAACAACTGGAGGGCGATAGATGCAATCTCAAACTTCTTCTGGGCATGTCTCATCTTACTATGCGGCGTCTGCCAACGTTTCGCCGGAACGGTCTGTGCTAGAAGGTGATGTGGAGAGTGATGTCTGTGTAGTGGGAGCTGGATTTACCGGTATCTCAGCGGCGCTACATCTGGCCGAGCGTGGTTACCGTGTGGTGGTGCTGGAAAGCGTGGCGATTGGCTTCGGAGCATCTGGACGTAACGGCGGGCAGATCGTTAACAGCTATAGCCGTGATATGGATATTATTGAGAAACAGAATGGCGCTGAAACCGCTCGCGCGCTGGGCGCTATGGCGTTTGAGGGTAACCAGATTATCCGGCAACGCATTGAGAAGTATCAGATCGATTGTGACCTGAAAGAGGGTAACCTTTTTGCTGCCTGTAACAAGAAGCAGTGGGAAGGTCTCAAGGAACAAAAGACCTTATGGGAGCGCTACGGCCATCAGGAACTGGAACTGCTGGACGGCGATGAGGTCAGGCGAGAGATAGGCAGCGAACGCTACGTGGGCGCATTGATGGATCACTCTGGTGGTCATCTACATCCCCTCAATCTGGTGCTGGGGCAGGCAGCAGCATTAGAGGCGCTGGGTGGGAGGATTTTTGAGCATTCGCCCGTGACGCGAGTGGAACACGGTGAGCCGGTAACGCTGCATACCCCGAAGGGGCGAGTGACTGCTCAGCGGGTGGTCATGGCTGGCAATGCCTATTTGCAAGGGTTGCTACCCAAGCTGGAAAGTAAAGCGATGCCGTGTGGAACCCAGATCATTACCACTGAGCCACTGCCGGCAGAGTTAGCAGCGCGATTACTGCCTAACGATAAAGCGGTAGAAGATTGCAATTATCTATTGGATTATTACCGCCTGACTGCTGATAACCGCTTGCTGTATGGCGGGGGTGTGAATTATGGCGGGCAAGCATCAGCCAGTATTGAAGCGGCCATCCGGCCGAAAATGCTAACCACCTTTCCTGAGCTGAGCGATGTCCGCGTTGATTACGCCTGGAGCGGTAACTTTCTGCTGACGCTCAACCGTTTGCCGCAGTTCGGACGTATTAATAGCAATGTCTACTATGCGCAGGGGTACTCTGGTCATGGTGTAACGTGCTCGCATCTGGCGGGAAAGCTGGTGGCAGAAACCATTAGCGGTGAGGAAGCGCGTTTTGAATCCTTTGCACAGGTCTCTCATCTGCCAATGCCTGGCGGGCGCCTGTTGCGTGTGCCGCTTTCCGCCATAGGGGCGTGGTTTTACGCCATGCGTGACCGGCTTGCAGTGTGAGCGGGTTCGATTACTTCTACAGCAACGTCTTGCAGCACTGGTGGTTGGTTTAATTTTAGTATTCACCTAGCGTTTGTGCACAGCCCTCTCCCACATTCCTGTGGGAGAGGGAGGGGCTGTTGATTGGTAATCGCCAATCTAGACTTGCCGCAGGTACCAGTCGTATTCCATCGCACTGACTTCGCGCATGGTTTCGGCACGCTCTGATTGGCGGTTGGCAATGAACACGTGAATGAAGTCTTCGCCAAGTTGTTCGCCGAGTACGCGGTTGTTGCCAAGCAGGTGTAGCGCTTGGGTCCAACTGTTAGTTAACTGAGGCGCGATTTGGTCATAGGCGTTGCCGATGATGGGCGCAGCGGGGGTGAGCTGCTGGTCCATTCCATGGTGGATTGACGCCAGCACGGTGGCTAGTAGCAGATAGGGGTTGACGTCAGCGCCGGCCACGCGGTGCTCGATGCGTCGCGCTTCTTTTGGTCCGGCGGGTATGCGTATCGCCACGGAGCGGTTGTCGTATCCCCAGGTGGGTGCCATTGGCACATAAAGCCCTTCCTGAAAACGGCGGAAGGAATTTAGGTTTGGCGCCAGTAGCGCCATGGAGTCCGGCATCAGCCCCAGCAGCCCCCCTACGGCGTGTTGTAGCGCTTTGCTTTCCAGTGGGTCATCGCCGTTTTCGGCAAAGATATTTTGCCCGTTGCTATCCACTATGCTTGCATGAACATGGGTGCCGCTACCTGCTTCCTGACCATAGGGCTTGGCCATGAAGGTGGCTTCAAAACCGTGGCGTAGCGCCACGCCCTTTATCAGTCGCTTGAGTAGTACCGTATTGTCACAGGCGCGCAAAGCATCATCGTCGTGAACCAAGTTGGCTTCAAATTGCCCTGGTGCGCACTCCTTCAACACCGTGTCCAGCGGCAGGTCTTGTGCCTGAGCGGCACTCTGCAAATCATTGATAAATTCAGCGTACTCGTCCAGCTCCAGCACTGAGTAGAGTTGGCTTTGCGTGGCCCGTTCGCCACTGCAGGGAGATTGCGGTGGCTGAATCAGATTCCCTCCATCGCGCAGACGATCGACCAGGTAAAACTCCAATTCAAGGGCGACTACTGGTGTTAAGCCACGGTCAGAGAACTGCTTAAGAAGGCGGCGCAAAATCTGGCGCGGATCGGCAAAGAACGGCGTGCCATCCATTTCCTCCATGGTCATCAATAGCTGACCGTAGTGGTTTTTATTCAGCCAAGGTGCCGGGTTGAGCGTGCCGGGAATGGCGCGGCATAAACGATCACCATCGCCGCTGGAAAGCCCTAGTCCGGTTTCCTCCACGGTATTGCCGTTGATATCCAGCGCAAATACGGATGCAGGCAGGAAAATGCCTGTTTTGAAGACTTTAGAAAGGTTGTCTCTAGGGATCCGTTTGCCACGGATAACGCCATTAAGGTCACTGATCAAAAGGTCAATACTGGTAATGTCAGGATAGCGCTCAAGGAAATCCTGGGGTTCGTTGTGAGCGTTTGTAGGACTGGCAGAGGACATACAATATACCTTGTTTTTATGCCGTTTTGGTTGCGTTCTGATAACGATATCCTTGCTCTGGCGACCTCGTGTGTCAAATATTTAATAACAAAAAGCCTAGTTTTTGTTCGAGTAAAAATAAGTGCGTTTGTTTTTGTATTTATAAATCATACTATTAGATATTTTTTTGCAAAAAAGTTGTCTTCCCTATTGGAAAATAAAATAGACCGCGCTATGTTGAGGTGAGTGTTGATTAAAGCATAACAACTGACAAAGTGTATTAACCATGGAAAAAATCCAATCCCCAAGCCCGGTTGTGGGTGTAATCGCCTGCTGTCGGGATGTGGAAGGCCACCCTGCTCAGATGGTGACCGACAAATACCTCCAAGCGCTCTACCAGTATGGTATGACGCCGATTATTCTCCCCGTGCTAGCTGCCGACACGTTGACCTTTGAACAGCGCAAAGCTCAGGCCGTAGCGCTCTTTGGTAATCTTGATGGTCTTTTGCTTACAGGCAGCTACACCAACGTCTCACCGTCCCGTTATGGCGCCGAGCGCGCACCTGAAAATACCCGCGATGACGCTTGGCGTGATGAGCTGGCACTTGTCTGGGTGCATGAAGCAGTGAAGCAAGCGTTGCCGTTATTCGGAATCTGCCGCGGTTTCCAGGAAATCAACGTGGCATTTGGCGGCACATTGCACCAAGCCGTACACACGCTACCAAATATGCTCGACCACCGTGAGCCATCCGCCGATAACAAAGCCGGTCATTATGCGCCTGCTCATGAGCTGAATATCCGTCCTGATGGTGCTTTGGCGGCGCTATATGATGCAGAGCACGCCGAGGTGAATTCGCTTCATCAGCAAGGGATTGATCAGCTTGCGCCGGAGCTTGATGCGGAGGCGTGGGCGCCGGATGGGTTGATTGAAGCGATTTCTATACGTGATGCCACCGCGTTCGCGCTGGCCGTTCAATGGCATCCTGAGTGGTATCCCAAAGAACATCCTTTATACGACTCGCTGTTTCAGGGCTTTGCAGCGGCTTGCCGTCACCATCGCTACCAACATGACGCACAGCCTGCCGCTTGTTGAGGCTTGTCGTTATGATCTGATCAGGAGCCATGCTCATGCAGACCCAGGATTACCAAACGCTGGATCGCCAGCACCACCTTCACCCATTCTCCGACTTTAAATCACTCGGAGAAGAGGGCAGTCGCATCATTACCCATGCTGATGGGGTGTATATCAACGATAGCCAAGGCAATCGCATCCTTGATGGTATGGCGGGCCTGTGGTGCGTCAACCTCGGCTATGGCCGTCAGGAGCTGGTGGATGCTGCCACCAATCAGATGCAGCAATTGCCGTATTACAACAACTTTTTCAAAACTACTCACCCACCAGCAGTGAAGCTGGCAGCTAAGTTAAGTGAGCTGGCACCCGAGCATATCAATCATGTGTTCTTCACGGGATCCGGCTCTGAAGCCAACGATACCGTGCTGCGCATGGTGCGCCGCTATTGGTCGATCAAAGGCAAGCCGGAAAAGCAATGGATCATCTCGCGTGACAATGGTTATCACGGCTCTACCGTTGCAGGCATGAGCCTTGGCGGCATGGCGCCGATGCACGATCAAGGCGGCCCTTGTGTGCCGGGCATTACCCATATTGGCCAGCCTTACTGGTTTGGCGAAGGGCGCGACATGAGTCAGGAGGCCTTCGGCAAGCAGTGTGCCCAAGCGCTAGAAAAGCAGATCCTGTTGTTGGGTGAAGACAACGTGGCCGCCTTTATTGCCGAGCCGGTGCAGGGCGCGGGCGGTGCCATCATTCCGCCGGACAGCTATTGGCCTGCGGTGAAAGAGGTACTGGCTAAGTACGATATTTTGCTGATTGCCGACGAAGTCATTTGCGGTTTCGGGCGTTTAGGCGAGTGGTTTGGCAGTACTCACTATGGGCTAACACCTGACCTGATGCCGATTGCCA harbors:
- a CDS encoding glutamine synthetase family protein: MSSASPTNAHNEPQDFLERYPDITSIDLLISDLNGVIRGKRIPRDNLSKVFKTGIFLPASVFALDINGNTVEETGLGLSSGDGDRLCRAIPGTLNPAPWLNKNHYGQLLMTMEEMDGTPFFADPRQILRRLLKQFSDRGLTPVVALELEFYLVDRLRDGGNLIQPPQSPCSGERATQSQLYSVLELDEYAEFINDLQSAAQAQDLPLDTVLKECAPGQFEANLVHDDDALRACDNTVLLKRLIKGVALRHGFEATFMAKPYGQEAGSGTHVHASIVDSNGQNIFAENGDDPLESKALQHAVGGLLGLMPDSMALLAPNLNSFRRFQEGLYVPMAPTWGYDNRSVAIRIPAGPKEARRIEHRVAGADVNPYLLLATVLASIHHGMDQQLTPAAPIIGNAYDQIAPQLTNSWTQALHLLGNNRVLGEQLGEDFIHVFIANRQSERAETMREVSAMEYDWYLRQV
- a CDS encoding YfcC family protein, with amino-acid sequence MTEHNTAAAARPSKKWYQTVPDPMVLIFMILVATYLLTFIIPAGEFERTTQDGQTVVIADSFRYLNDVAALSPFNIFVAIPEGLISASQYLFIVFIAGGLFHILQKTGALENAIGVAVHRVGIERRNMIITVGTFIYGFFGVAVGFENNIALVPIAVLIASAIGCSSLVGTTMAVGGIGIGFALSPINPYTVGVAQGIAELPTFSGAWLRTLMVVSSLALLSLYICKRVIKMDFEEPDNAESLSKPLSEYRLTKRNLLTIAVFVGGLGAMLIGVFTRGWYINEIAATFLLLAIIIGALNGLSANGIVKQMMEGAASVTAGALVIGVAASIQVILEQAVIIDTIVNSLSALIDNIPPLFSAIGASVVQGVINLFIPSGSGQALVTMPILIPVADLVGMSRQLMITAFQVGDGLTNLIVPTSGGTLAMLALGRVSYAQWLKAILPFMVVVYLLAWVGLIIGHYAGY
- a CDS encoding aspartate aminotransferase family protein, with amino-acid sequence MQTQDYQTLDRQHHLHPFSDFKSLGEEGSRIITHADGVYINDSQGNRILDGMAGLWCVNLGYGRQELVDAATNQMQQLPYYNNFFKTTHPPAVKLAAKLSELAPEHINHVFFTGSGSEANDTVLRMVRRYWSIKGKPEKQWIISRDNGYHGSTVAGMSLGGMAPMHDQGGPCVPGITHIGQPYWFGEGRDMSQEAFGKQCAQALEKQILLLGEDNVAAFIAEPVQGAGGAIIPPDSYWPAVKEVLAKYDILLIADEVICGFGRLGEWFGSTHYGLTPDLMPIAKGLSSGYLPIGAVLVGDRVADTLIEDGGEFFHGFTYSGHPVCAAVALKNLELMESEQVVDNVRHDLGPYLAKRWQALAEHPLVGEARSLGLIGALELVADKTTGVRFDKSLSVGNLCRDLCFESGLVMRSVGDTMVISPPLIITHSEIDELVSKARLALDKTAEKLAITHPMESA
- a CDS encoding DUF1028 domain-containing protein, with the translated sequence MTLSLVHVHPETGTVATLTATGGVAVGGYVHHCWRGLGACVTQGRYTNPWYPARVFETLSQGASASEALQVAIQTDGRSENRQCLVMDAQGRANVHTGSANLPSVAANLYPSVAAAGNMLHNTDVVTMLAKHFIQISTLNSTAVLQDGAHPRYPHDHDQRLLSHLLDALEAALNAGGDARGTRSAALRIESFAQPPIDLRVDWADDVIEALRALEARFRAADFQAFWQQLPLR
- a CDS encoding M24 family metallopeptidase, with the protein product MDYHHYREALAETLAQSELPFSHSEYQARLDTVRQAMAERGLDALLLTDPADINYLTGYHTFEVSVHACLVCTPERLVLQVASIETGAAVVTARVDEIIGYRWENVDEIITPLADLLASCPRIGIDGWSSGLRVGVMEALANSVGRERFCEAGDLLDTIRIVKSAAELDMLQESARITAAGLDAAIQIIRPGMTDNDIAAVGAKALLENGSEFMSLQPIVTSGHRIGIIHVNHKRHVIQPNEPVFLEFGAAYQRYTAPMMRTAVTGAPSPALSATRDLCRSMFETLCNAMRPGNTFDEAARAADALLAPQRDRLFFSGVFGYAVGAQFPPSWVEGTGYIAQGQLREFEANMVFHLPLCLRSPGQWGVGLSDTVVVTAQGAKPLTGNDWQLFQAPSTTR
- a CDS encoding gamma-glutamyl-gamma-aminobutyrate hydrolase family protein; amino-acid sequence: MEKIQSPSPVVGVIACCRDVEGHPAQMVTDKYLQALYQYGMTPIILPVLAADTLTFEQRKAQAVALFGNLDGLLLTGSYTNVSPSRYGAERAPENTRDDAWRDELALVWVHEAVKQALPLFGICRGFQEINVAFGGTLHQAVHTLPNMLDHREPSADNKAGHYAPAHELNIRPDGALAALYDAEHAEVNSLHQQGIDQLAPELDAEAWAPDGLIEAISIRDATAFALAVQWHPEWYPKEHPLYDSLFQGFAAACRHHRYQHDAQPAAC
- a CDS encoding NAD(P)/FAD-dependent oxidoreductase — translated: MQSQTSSGHVSSYYAASANVSPERSVLEGDVESDVCVVGAGFTGISAALHLAERGYRVVVLESVAIGFGASGRNGGQIVNSYSRDMDIIEKQNGAETARALGAMAFEGNQIIRQRIEKYQIDCDLKEGNLFAACNKKQWEGLKEQKTLWERYGHQELELLDGDEVRREIGSERYVGALMDHSGGHLHPLNLVLGQAAALEALGGRIFEHSPVTRVEHGEPVTLHTPKGRVTAQRVVMAGNAYLQGLLPKLESKAMPCGTQIITTEPLPAELAARLLPNDKAVEDCNYLLDYYRLTADNRLLYGGGVNYGGQASASIEAAIRPKMLTTFPELSDVRVDYAWSGNFLLTLNRLPQFGRINSNVYYAQGYSGHGVTCSHLAGKLVAETISGEEARFESFAQVSHLPMPGGRLLRVPLSAIGAWFYAMRDRLAV